The Ignicoccus hospitalis KIN4/I genome includes the window ACGAAGTAAGGCACCTTCACCACCGCTACCTTCCCCTCCTTCCTCATGTCGTACTTGCTCAGCGCTTCGTACTGCTCCGGGGTCAAGGGGAGCTCGTACTCGAACTCCACGAAGTCCCCCATTATCATAAAGTCCTTGCTCTCGGGCTTCCACTCGTCCTTCAATGCGGCTATGGCCTTCTGCCTCACCACCTCGTTCATGTCGCCCTTTATAACAACGGCGTTCGCGCCGGTCTCCGGATCGTACTTCACCAAGACTAACCTCATGGCCCCTTCCTCGAACGGGCTCGAAGGGAAGGCTTTATGGTTTGAGCGCCC containing:
- a CDS encoding DUF2286 domain-containing protein, producing the protein MRLVLVKYDPETGANAVVIKGDMNEVVRQKAIAALKDEWKPESKDFMIMGDFVEFEYELPLTPEQYEALSKYDMRKEGKVAVVKVPYFVITFPKYAYQGSPYVVYLVAPYLDEEKLEELKEMAEQVSEEASKPPE